Proteins from one Amycolatopsis benzoatilytica AK 16/65 genomic window:
- a CDS encoding DNA polymerase ligase N-terminal domain-containing protein — protein sequence MDGAAERLAKYRAMRNFSKTDEPSGTNGPQAAGNRFVVQRHRARRRHYDFRLELGGVLVSWAVPKGPTLDPKARRMAVHVEDHPLEYADFEGVIPRGEYGGGDVIVWDRGRWEAVDTDDPEQALADGNLHFDLFGEKLAGRFVLIHPKRDGDGKQWFLLHKQDDHASAGWDAEDHPKSVKSGLTNDEIAAAPPAVWRSDLPAAEAEVPLHPVYQPASEAELAALKELGGQGTWTVAGRQLKLTNLDKVLIPDDEDPVTKRDLVEYYTRIAPTMLPYLAGRALNTNRFPGGTGKPGFWHKEVPAHAPKWLHRWHYEAAGHGDVQQYLVPSGVADLAWLANFAALELHAWTSRTSDVEHPTWTLFDIDPGADTSFDDVLVLARLHRAALDHFGLIGLPKVTGQRGIQIWVPVEPVYTYAETRAWAETVSKSIGRIVPELVSWAWHKDRRGGLARLDYTQNVLNKTLVAPYSVRPRPGAPVSVPLEWDELDDPALAPDRWTIRTVLDRVATIGDPFAKLLDVHQRLPRLS from the coding sequence ATGGACGGCGCCGCCGAGCGGTTGGCGAAGTACCGGGCGATGCGGAACTTCTCGAAGACCGACGAGCCGTCCGGGACGAACGGTCCGCAGGCCGCGGGCAACCGGTTCGTGGTGCAGCGGCACCGGGCGCGCCGCCGGCACTACGACTTCCGGCTTGAGCTCGGCGGCGTGCTGGTCAGCTGGGCGGTGCCGAAGGGGCCGACGCTGGATCCGAAGGCACGCCGGATGGCCGTGCACGTCGAGGACCATCCGCTGGAGTACGCCGATTTCGAGGGCGTCATCCCGCGCGGCGAGTACGGCGGCGGAGACGTCATCGTCTGGGATCGCGGCCGGTGGGAAGCCGTCGACACCGACGACCCGGAACAGGCCCTCGCGGACGGGAACCTGCACTTCGACCTGTTCGGCGAGAAGCTCGCCGGCCGGTTCGTGCTGATCCACCCGAAGCGCGACGGCGACGGAAAACAGTGGTTCCTGCTGCACAAGCAGGACGACCACGCGAGCGCCGGATGGGACGCCGAGGACCACCCGAAGTCGGTCAAAAGCGGGCTCACCAACGACGAAATCGCGGCCGCGCCGCCCGCGGTGTGGCGCTCCGACCTGCCGGCGGCCGAGGCGGAAGTACCGCTGCATCCGGTGTACCAGCCGGCGTCCGAAGCAGAACTCGCCGCGCTGAAAGAGCTTGGCGGGCAAGGGACCTGGACGGTCGCCGGGCGTCAGCTGAAGCTCACCAACCTGGACAAGGTGCTGATCCCGGACGATGAAGACCCGGTCACCAAACGGGACCTGGTCGAGTACTACACCCGGATCGCGCCGACCATGCTCCCCTATCTGGCCGGCCGCGCGCTCAACACCAACCGGTTCCCCGGCGGTACCGGCAAACCCGGGTTCTGGCACAAGGAAGTGCCCGCGCACGCGCCGAAGTGGCTGCACCGCTGGCACTACGAGGCAGCCGGCCACGGCGACGTGCAGCAGTATCTCGTGCCCTCCGGGGTCGCAGACCTGGCCTGGCTGGCCAACTTCGCCGCGCTGGAGCTGCACGCCTGGACGTCGCGCACCTCCGACGTCGAACACCCGACCTGGACGCTGTTCGACATCGATCCCGGCGCGGACACGTCGTTCGACGACGTGCTCGTTCTCGCCCGCCTGCACCGTGCGGCGCTCGACCACTTCGGCTTGATCGGGCTGCCGAAGGTGACCGGCCAGCGCGGCATCCAGATCTGGGTGCCGGTGGAACCGGTCTACACCTACGCGGAGACCCGGGCCTGGGCGGAGACGGTGTCCAAGTCGATCGGGCGGATCGTGCCGGAGCTGGTCAGCTGGGCGTGGCACAAGGACCGCCGCGGAGGCCTCGCCCGGCTCGACTACACGCAGAACGTGCTGAACAAAACGCTGGTCGCGCCCTACAGCGTGCGGCCGAGGCCGGGCGCTCCGGTCTCCGTCCCGCTGGAATGGGACGAGCTCGACGATCCAGCGCTCGCACCGGACCGGTGGACGATCCGGACGGTGCTCGACCGGGTGGCGACGATCGGCGATCCGTTCGCGAAGCTGCTCGACGTGCACCAACGCCTGCCTCGGCTGTCGTGA
- a CDS encoding LLM class F420-dependent oxidoreductase — translation MRFGIFVPQGWRFDLVGIEPADHWATMLDLARHVDQGPCESLWVYDHFHTTPVPSGEATHEAWSLISAFAATTSRVRLGQMCTCIGYRNPAYLAKVAATADLISGGRVEMGIGAGWYEHEWRAYGYGFPRAGERLAMLEEGVQIMRDLWTNGEATFAGEHFQVDGALCRPLPLQEGGIPLWIAGGGEKKTLRTAAKYASYTNFDGSPDGFARKSQVLEAHCKDVGTDFGRITRSANYNVVIGETEKDVQDKLAWIRAHHEPHLPAEKLETTSRQYANGPLVGTPEQIVERLKGMEKLGMTYAITYFVDAAYDRSSIELYTNKVIPELLSAS, via the coding sequence ATGCGCTTCGGAATCTTCGTCCCCCAGGGCTGGCGGTTCGACCTCGTGGGCATCGAGCCCGCCGACCACTGGGCGACCATGCTCGACCTCGCCCGCCACGTCGACCAGGGCCCCTGCGAGTCCCTCTGGGTCTACGACCATTTCCACACCACTCCGGTCCCGAGCGGCGAAGCCACGCACGAGGCGTGGAGCCTGATCTCGGCTTTCGCCGCGACCACGAGCCGCGTCCGGCTCGGCCAGATGTGCACCTGCATCGGCTATCGCAACCCGGCGTACCTGGCCAAGGTCGCCGCCACCGCCGACCTGATCTCCGGCGGGCGGGTCGAGATGGGCATCGGGGCCGGCTGGTACGAGCACGAATGGCGTGCCTATGGCTACGGGTTCCCGCGCGCCGGCGAGCGGCTGGCCATGCTGGAAGAGGGCGTGCAGATCATGCGCGACCTGTGGACCAACGGCGAGGCCACCTTCGCCGGCGAGCACTTCCAGGTCGACGGCGCGCTTTGCCGGCCGCTTCCGTTGCAGGAAGGCGGGATCCCGCTGTGGATCGCCGGCGGCGGCGAGAAGAAGACGCTGCGCACGGCGGCGAAGTACGCGTCGTACACGAACTTCGACGGCAGCCCGGACGGGTTCGCGCGCAAGTCGCAGGTGCTGGAAGCGCACTGCAAGGACGTGGGCACCGACTTCGGCCGGATCACCCGCTCCGCGAACTACAACGTGGTGATCGGCGAGACCGAGAAGGACGTGCAGGACAAGCTCGCCTGGATCCGCGCGCACCACGAGCCGCACCTGCCGGCCGAGAAGCTGGAGACCACTTCCCGTCAGTACGCGAACGGCCCGCTGGTCGGCACGCCGGAACAGATCGTCGAACGTCTGAAGGGCATGGAAAAGCTCGGCATGACGTACGCGATCACGTACTTCGTCGACGCGGCCTATGACCGTTCCAGCATCGAGCTCTACACCAACAAGGTGATCCCGGAGCTGCTCAGCGCTTCGTGA
- a CDS encoding helix-turn-helix domain-containing protein has translation MTDPLSASLAAAVRAARQDRELSAGTLAERSGVSRAMIGKIERGEAQPTAVLLSRLASALGLTLSELVARAEGEDPGLSRRADQPTWQDPVTGYLRRAVSPPGGTELVEVELPAGAKANFPASSYVVADHQIWVLSGELRFHEGETVHDLAQGDCLQLGRPVDCAYENTGRQPCRYLVVLTKR, from the coding sequence GTGACTGATCCCTTGTCCGCCTCGCTCGCCGCGGCGGTGCGCGCGGCCCGGCAAGACCGGGAGCTTTCGGCCGGCACGCTCGCCGAACGCTCCGGCGTCTCCCGTGCCATGATCGGGAAAATCGAACGCGGCGAGGCGCAGCCGACCGCGGTGCTGCTGAGCAGGCTCGCCAGCGCGCTCGGCCTCACCCTGTCCGAGCTCGTCGCCCGCGCGGAGGGCGAGGACCCGGGCCTGTCCCGCCGCGCCGACCAGCCGACTTGGCAGGACCCGGTCACCGGCTACCTGCGCCGCGCGGTTTCTCCGCCGGGCGGCACCGAACTGGTCGAAGTCGAATTGCCGGCCGGCGCGAAGGCGAACTTCCCGGCCAGCTCCTACGTCGTCGCGGACCACCAGATCTGGGTGCTGTCCGGCGAGCTGCGGTTTCACGAGGGCGAGACCGTGCACGACCTGGCCCAAGGCGATTGCCTTCAGCTGGGCCGCCCGGTGGACTGCGCGTACGAGAACACCGGGCGGCAGCCGTGCCGCTACCTGGTGGTGCTCACGAAGCGCTGA
- a CDS encoding GNAT family N-acetyltransferase produces MLIRPAEDRDAEACAAIYAPYVRDTAITFETEPPTPAEMAVRIANSAKTHAWLVLEIDGEVVGYAYGSPYKERAAYRWSCEVSVYLAAGRRRAGGGKALYEALFTRLAERGFRMAVAGMTQPNEPSVGLHRAMGFELIGTYRQIGWKHGAWRDVTWMQRELTPAGKEAPAEPA; encoded by the coding sequence ATGCTGATCCGACCTGCCGAAGACCGAGACGCCGAGGCGTGCGCGGCGATCTACGCGCCGTACGTCCGGGACACGGCGATCACCTTCGAGACCGAGCCGCCGACGCCCGCGGAGATGGCGGTGCGCATAGCGAACTCGGCCAAGACGCATGCCTGGCTGGTGCTGGAAATCGACGGCGAGGTCGTCGGCTACGCCTATGGCAGCCCGTACAAGGAGCGCGCGGCCTACCGGTGGTCCTGCGAGGTGAGCGTGTACCTGGCGGCCGGCCGACGCCGCGCGGGCGGCGGAAAAGCCTTGTACGAAGCCCTTTTCACCCGGCTCGCCGAACGCGGGTTCCGGATGGCGGTGGCCGGCATGACACAGCCGAACGAGCCGAGCGTCGGCCTGCACCGGGCGATGGGGTTCGAGCTGATCGGCACCTACCGCCAGATCGGCTGGAAGCACGGAGCATGGCGCGACGTCACCTGGATGCAGCGCGAACTCACGCCGGCGGGCAAGGAAGCTCCAGCGGAGCCCGCCTGA
- a CDS encoding glutathione S-transferase family protein codes for MPDQGEFKRDTNYVADRITADGRDGWPVEPGRYRLVIARACPWANRASIVRRLLGLEDALSMGLCGPTHDERSWTFDLDPGGRDPVLGIERLQEAFFARYPDYPRGITVPSIVDVPSGQLVTNDFKQITVDLSLEWGAYHRDGAPELYPERLRDEIEDVAEKVFRDVNNGVYKAGFATSQEAYEEAYRTLFARLDWLSDRLAGQRYLVGDTITEADVRLFTTLVRFDAVYHGHFKCNRQKLAEMPVLWAYARDLFQTPGFGDTIDFGQIKEHYYVVHRNVNPTGIVPLGPVETGWLTPHGRADLGGRPFGDGTPPGPPPAGERVPELAA; via the coding sequence ATGCCCGACCAGGGTGAGTTCAAGCGAGACACGAATTACGTCGCCGACCGGATCACCGCCGACGGCCGGGACGGCTGGCCGGTCGAGCCGGGCCGCTACCGGCTGGTGATCGCGCGGGCCTGCCCGTGGGCGAACCGCGCGTCCATCGTGCGCCGGCTGCTCGGCCTGGAGGACGCGCTGTCGATGGGCCTGTGCGGGCCGACGCACGACGAGCGCAGCTGGACCTTCGACCTCGACCCGGGCGGCCGCGATCCGGTGCTCGGCATCGAGCGGCTGCAGGAAGCGTTCTTCGCGCGGTACCCGGACTACCCGCGCGGGATCACCGTCCCATCCATTGTGGACGTCCCGAGCGGGCAGCTGGTGACGAACGACTTCAAGCAGATCACCGTCGACCTGTCGCTGGAATGGGGTGCCTACCACCGCGACGGGGCGCCCGAGCTGTATCCGGAGCGGCTGCGCGACGAGATCGAGGATGTCGCGGAGAAGGTGTTCCGCGACGTCAACAACGGCGTGTACAAAGCGGGTTTCGCGACGTCGCAGGAAGCCTACGAAGAGGCGTACCGCACGCTGTTCGCCCGGTTGGACTGGCTGTCCGACCGGCTGGCCGGACAGCGCTACCTGGTCGGCGACACGATCACCGAGGCGGACGTACGGCTGTTCACCACGCTGGTCCGGTTCGACGCGGTGTATCACGGGCACTTCAAGTGCAATCGGCAGAAGCTCGCCGAGATGCCGGTGCTGTGGGCCTACGCGCGGGACCTGTTCCAGACGCCCGGTTTCGGGGACACCATCGACTTCGGCCAGATCAAGGAGCACTACTACGTGGTGCACCGGAACGTGAACCCGACCGGGATCGTGCCGCTCGGGCCGGTGGAGACCGGCTGGCTGACCCCGCACGGACGAGCGGATCTGGGCGGGCGGCCGTTCGGGGACGGGACACCGCCGGGTCCGCCGCCGGCGGGGGAACGAGTGCCGGAGCTGGCTGCCTGA
- a CDS encoding MarR family winged helix-turn-helix transcriptional regulator — protein MVDRMPLTSEEEAVWRPLARIVTVLPRALDDQFVNETGISLTDYTVLVSLSEAPSGRLRLTDLANVAALSLSRISRVVESLVRRGLVKKVKCPTDRRAAHAELTGLGREKLATAYPGHLERVRTFLFDHLSSDEVRAAGPILARLAAALEPPDDLQCPA, from the coding sequence ATGGTGGATCGAATGCCGCTGACCAGCGAAGAAGAGGCCGTGTGGCGTCCGTTGGCGAGGATTGTCACAGTCCTGCCGAGGGCGCTCGACGACCAGTTCGTCAACGAGACCGGCATCTCGCTCACCGACTACACCGTGCTCGTCTCGCTCTCCGAAGCTCCGTCCGGCCGGCTGCGGCTGACCGACCTGGCGAACGTCGCCGCGCTTTCGCTGAGCCGGATCAGCCGGGTCGTGGAGAGCCTGGTGCGCCGCGGCCTGGTGAAGAAGGTGAAGTGCCCGACCGACCGGCGCGCCGCGCACGCCGAGCTGACCGGGCTGGGGCGGGAAAAGCTCGCCACCGCGTATCCGGGGCATCTGGAGCGGGTGCGCACGTTCCTGTTCGACCACCTCTCGTCCGACGAGGTCCGCGCCGCGGGCCCGATCCTCGCCCGGCTGGCCGCCGCGCTGGAGCCGCCGGACGACCTGCAGTGCCCGGCCTAG
- a CDS encoding YceI family protein → MTSATTYAHLTGTYTIDASHSRIGFVARHAMVTKVRGSFNEFDGAFTVDGEDPAKSSANITIQTKSVDTRNADRDGHLRTNDFLAIDDFPTITFVSTAIAQTGEDTFDVTGDLTIKDVTKSVTVPFEFGGAAKDPFGNDRIGFEGSTSINRSDYNVKFNAALETGGVLVSDKITLEFEISAVKNS, encoded by the coding sequence ATGACCAGCGCGACCACCTACGCCCACCTGACCGGCACCTACACGATCGACGCCAGCCACAGCCGCATCGGCTTCGTCGCTCGCCACGCCATGGTGACCAAGGTCCGCGGCTCGTTCAACGAGTTCGACGGCGCCTTCACCGTCGATGGCGAGGACCCGGCCAAGTCCAGCGCGAACATCACCATCCAGACCAAGAGTGTCGACACCCGCAACGCTGACCGCGACGGTCACCTGCGCACCAACGACTTCCTGGCCATCGACGATTTCCCGACCATCACGTTCGTCTCCACCGCCATCGCGCAGACCGGCGAAGACACCTTCGACGTGACCGGCGACCTGACCATCAAGGACGTCACCAAGTCGGTCACCGTGCCGTTCGAGTTCGGCGGCGCCGCGAAGGACCCGTTCGGCAACGACCGCATCGGCTTCGAGGGTTCGACCTCGATCAACCGCAGCGACTACAACGTGAAGTTCAACGCCGCGCTCGAGACCGGCGGCGTGCTGGTTTCGGACAAGATCACCCTGGAGTTCGAGATCTCGGCGGTCAAGAACTCCTGA
- a CDS encoding TetR/AcrR family transcriptional regulator codes for MALTRKGEATRQRIVEGAAAEIRERGVLATTLDDVRARTGTSKSQLFHYFPDGKEELLLAVARWEADRVLQVQQPVLGSLRTWEDFDTWREIVVSHYTEQGKHCPLNVVMSQIGRNTEGAQAVVSQMTRRWLAELTAGIEQLQAAGETRPGVDAKRAASALLAGVQGGVLMLLTTGEPEHLEAALEYGIEGIRAA; via the coding sequence ATGGCGCTCACGCGCAAGGGCGAAGCGACTCGGCAGCGGATCGTGGAAGGCGCGGCCGCCGAGATCCGGGAGCGTGGGGTGCTCGCGACGACGCTGGACGACGTCCGGGCGCGCACCGGGACCAGCAAAAGCCAGCTTTTCCACTACTTTCCGGACGGCAAGGAGGAGCTGCTGCTGGCAGTCGCCCGGTGGGAGGCGGACCGGGTTCTTCAGGTGCAGCAGCCGGTGCTGGGGTCGCTGCGCACGTGGGAGGACTTCGACACCTGGCGCGAGATCGTCGTGAGTCACTACACCGAGCAGGGCAAGCACTGCCCGCTGAACGTGGTGATGTCGCAGATCGGCCGTAACACCGAGGGAGCGCAGGCCGTGGTGTCGCAGATGACGCGGCGCTGGCTGGCGGAGCTGACCGCCGGGATCGAGCAGTTGCAGGCGGCCGGCGAGACTCGCCCAGGCGTCGACGCGAAACGAGCCGCGTCGGCGCTGCTTGCCGGAGTGCAGGGCGGCGTCCTGATGCTGCTGACCACGGGCGAACCGGAACATCTGGAAGCCGCGCTCGAGTACGGAATCGAGGGCATTCGCGCCGCCTGA
- a CDS encoding alpha/beta hydrolase, producing the protein MITWGDVRRWNPAQLAAAVDALGDRAAKLTQANDDADAMTKFGSWQGAAADAATAKGTALSAELRQLTVDVAAVRRGVSDAQPGVERVVSAARELDDFAVRNGMRIDDSGTVSGEPERQGEIADRVGQVLREAAEIDADLTVVLDRATRGESGSGGTVALAMATTSRPKPNGTAAENRAWWDSLSDSAQSSILRDNPDLIRNLDGIPVVDRDSANRVVLQQEIDKLAADDPKQRGLAAIRDRLAATGDGKPPAFLVALDTSGDGTAVVAAGNPDTAANVATYVPGTGSDLAKIGGDLGRSDKMWQSATMAGSPSTAVITWVGYDAPNELTDAASEKYADGGKVPLQKFEDGLRASHEGAPSHNTVLGHSYGTTVIGHAARDGGLNADDLIFAGSPGVGVDHANQLHLNGVPQDQVGQHVHSTVAQHDLIKITNIGVAGFDPLGPDPAGNGFGGDVFASAPGDKGPWYEGGLSGAAHSQYWEDNNPSLRSFGRIIAGLPA; encoded by the coding sequence GTGATCACCTGGGGCGACGTCCGGCGCTGGAACCCGGCTCAGCTCGCGGCGGCGGTCGACGCGCTCGGCGACCGGGCCGCCAAGCTCACGCAGGCGAACGACGATGCCGACGCCATGACGAAGTTCGGCTCTTGGCAGGGTGCGGCCGCGGACGCGGCGACGGCCAAGGGCACCGCGTTGAGCGCGGAATTGCGGCAGTTGACCGTTGACGTTGCCGCGGTGCGGCGCGGGGTGAGCGATGCGCAGCCGGGCGTCGAGCGGGTCGTCTCGGCCGCCCGCGAACTGGACGATTTCGCTGTCCGCAACGGAATGCGGATCGACGACAGCGGAACGGTATCCGGCGAGCCCGAGCGGCAGGGCGAGATCGCCGACCGGGTCGGGCAGGTTCTTCGGGAGGCCGCCGAAATCGACGCGGACCTCACCGTGGTGCTCGATCGCGCGACGCGGGGCGAAAGCGGCAGCGGCGGCACCGTCGCGCTGGCGATGGCGACGACCAGCAGGCCGAAGCCCAACGGCACGGCGGCCGAGAATCGCGCGTGGTGGGACAGCCTGTCCGATTCGGCCCAGTCCTCGATCCTGCGCGACAACCCGGACTTGATCCGCAACCTCGACGGCATCCCGGTGGTCGACCGCGACTCGGCCAATCGGGTCGTCCTGCAGCAGGAAATCGACAAGCTGGCCGCCGACGACCCGAAACAGCGCGGTCTCGCCGCCATTCGCGACCGGCTTGCCGCGACCGGCGACGGGAAACCGCCCGCGTTCCTCGTCGCGCTCGACACCAGCGGCGACGGCACCGCGGTGGTCGCGGCGGGCAACCCGGACACCGCGGCGAACGTCGCGACCTATGTCCCCGGCACCGGCAGCGACTTGGCCAAGATCGGCGGCGATCTGGGCCGCTCGGACAAGATGTGGCAGTCGGCGACGATGGCCGGTTCGCCGTCGACGGCGGTGATCACCTGGGTCGGCTACGACGCGCCGAACGAACTCACCGATGCCGCCAGCGAGAAGTACGCGGACGGGGGCAAGGTGCCGCTGCAGAAGTTCGAGGACGGCCTGCGCGCCTCCCACGAGGGCGCGCCGTCGCACAACACGGTGCTGGGCCACAGCTACGGCACGACGGTGATCGGGCACGCCGCCCGCGACGGCGGGCTCAACGCCGACGACCTGATCTTCGCCGGCAGCCCCGGTGTCGGCGTCGACCACGCGAATCAGCTGCACCTCAACGGCGTTCCGCAGGATCAAGTCGGCCAGCACGTGCATTCGACGGTCGCGCAGCACGACCTGATCAAGATCACCAACATCGGCGTCGCCGGCTTCGACCCGCTGGGCCCGGACCCGGCGGGCAACGGCTTCGGCGGCGACGTCTTCGCCTCGGCGCCTGGCGACAAGGGTCCGTGGTACGAGGGCGGGCTGTCCGGTGCCGCGCACAGCCAATACTGGGAAGACAACAATCCGTCGCTGCGCAGTTTCGGCAGAATCATCGCCGGGCTGCCGGCGTGA
- a CDS encoding sugar porter family MFS transporter: MTQTAAARRPIGRTTLYFFGALGGILFGYDLGVISGVLPFIGKLWSLSGWDKGVITASISVGAIVGALFSSRLNEKLGRRRTIMVAAVIVIVGTIAATASPNFALLIVSRLVIGVGIGLSSSTVPTYLSELAPARLRGAMGALNQIFIVLGILIAFLVSYGLGTSGNWRLMFAGAIVPAVILLAGLVFLPETPRWLIANGHEEQARSVLQSSHGSGVDVDKEIGTIREVIQLDSESAKTRFRDLLAPTVRPMLVVALLLAIGQQFSGVNAVNAYFPTMLIGLGFATQAALLSGVLLGVTKFLFTAWVVFVVDRWGRKPLLLIGNVLMVITLVAAGFIVLEVHDTTTKGILMLIAMVLYLVGYELGWGAVVWVMMAEVFPLKTRAAGMGVSSVVLWAATGIVSAVFPIISDPGALGLGGSMFLFAGVNVVLFALTKWLVPETKGRTLEEIELDLRGRTHSKARV; encoded by the coding sequence ATGACACAGACAGCCGCAGCGCGGCGGCCCATCGGCAGGACCACGCTGTACTTCTTCGGTGCCCTAGGCGGCATCCTGTTCGGTTACGACCTGGGCGTCATTTCCGGGGTGTTGCCGTTCATCGGGAAACTCTGGAGCCTGTCCGGCTGGGACAAGGGCGTCATCACCGCGAGCATCTCGGTCGGCGCGATCGTCGGCGCGCTGTTCTCCTCGCGACTCAACGAAAAGCTCGGCCGCCGCCGCACGATCATGGTGGCCGCGGTCATCGTCATCGTCGGCACGATCGCGGCGACCGCGTCGCCGAACTTCGCCCTGCTGATCGTGTCCCGGCTGGTGATCGGCGTGGGCATCGGCCTGTCGTCCTCGACCGTCCCGACCTACCTGTCCGAACTCGCCCCGGCGCGGCTGCGCGGCGCGATGGGCGCGCTCAACCAGATCTTCATCGTGCTCGGCATCCTGATCGCCTTCCTGGTCAGCTACGGCCTCGGCACGTCGGGCAACTGGCGGCTGATGTTCGCCGGCGCGATCGTGCCCGCGGTGATCCTGCTGGCCGGGCTGGTGTTCCTGCCGGAGACCCCGCGCTGGCTGATCGCGAACGGCCACGAGGAGCAGGCCCGCTCGGTGCTGCAGAGCTCGCACGGCTCGGGCGTCGACGTGGACAAGGAAATCGGCACTATCCGCGAGGTCATCCAGCTCGACTCGGAATCGGCGAAGACCCGCTTCCGCGACCTGCTGGCCCCGACCGTGCGGCCGATGCTGGTGGTCGCCCTGCTGCTCGCGATCGGCCAGCAGTTCAGCGGCGTGAACGCGGTCAACGCGTACTTCCCGACCATGCTGATCGGCCTCGGCTTCGCCACCCAGGCGGCGCTGCTGTCCGGCGTGCTGCTGGGCGTCACGAAGTTCCTGTTCACCGCGTGGGTGGTGTTCGTGGTGGACCGCTGGGGCCGCAAGCCGCTGCTGCTGATCGGCAACGTGCTGATGGTGATCACCCTGGTCGCGGCCGGGTTCATCGTGCTGGAAGTGCACGACACGACCACCAAGGGCATTCTGATGCTCATCGCGATGGTGCTGTATCTGGTCGGCTACGAACTCGGCTGGGGCGCGGTGGTCTGGGTGATGATGGCCGAGGTGTTCCCGCTGAAGACCCGCGCCGCGGGCATGGGCGTGAGCAGCGTCGTGCTGTGGGCCGCGACCGGCATCGTCAGCGCCGTGTTCCCGATCATTTCCGACCCGGGAGCGCTCGGCCTCGGCGGTTCGATGTTCCTGTTCGCCGGCGTCAACGTGGTCCTGTTCGCTCTCACCAAGTGGCTGGTGCCGGAGACGAAGGGCCGCACGCTGGAAGAGATCGAGCTCGACCTGCGCGGCCGGACGCACTCGAAGGCGCGCGTCTGA
- a CDS encoding dihydrofolate reductase family protein, producing MSVIVTGFTTLDGIVSDPDGSAGTPHGGWAFRHGPETVAGDKFRLGAALDDGILLLGRRTWEQFSGLWPHRDDPFSTRMNAAEKLVASRTRTDLSAWGNSHLLRGDLADTVKRAERDVVVIGSLSVVRALQAADLVDEYRLLTFPTVLGEGERLFRDGPLHLECVSAEQSGAVVSAVYRR from the coding sequence GTGAGTGTCATCGTCACCGGATTCACCACCCTCGACGGCATCGTGTCCGATCCGGACGGATCCGCCGGCACCCCGCACGGCGGCTGGGCGTTCCGCCACGGCCCGGAGACCGTAGCGGGCGACAAGTTCCGCCTCGGCGCAGCACTGGACGACGGGATCCTGCTGCTGGGCCGCCGCACCTGGGAGCAGTTCTCGGGGCTGTGGCCGCATCGCGACGACCCGTTCTCGACCCGGATGAACGCTGCCGAGAAGCTCGTCGCGTCGCGGACCCGGACCGACCTTTCCGCGTGGGGCAATTCGCATCTGCTGCGCGGAGACCTGGCCGACACCGTCAAACGCGCGGAACGAGACGTCGTGGTCATCGGCAGTCTGAGCGTCGTCCGTGCGCTGCAGGCCGCCGACCTGGTCGACGAGTACCGGCTGCTGACCTTCCCCACTGTCCTCGGGGAAGGCGAGCGATTGTTCCGCGACGGGCCGCTGCATCTGGAATGCGTGTCCGCGGAGCAGAGCGGTGCGGTGGTCTCGGCCGTCTACCGGCGCTGA
- a CDS encoding RNA polymerase subunit sigma-70 — translation MAGSFHDAEDLVQETMLRAWRARDRYDPGRASVRTWLYRIAANVSLTALEGRARRPLPSGLGAASDDPGAPLQPSADIPWLQPFPDSRVEVRTDLRLALVAALQVLPARQRAVLVLREVLEFSAAEVAEQLDTSVAAVNSALQRARTAVGRIDGADTVAEPDDAATHAAISRYVEAFEAADVPALVTLLTDDAILEMPPVPLWYQGRENYGRFLDRVFALRGPGWRMTPLTANGQPALAAYAPDDAGVRRLHTVQVFTVVGGRIARNVVFADPVVFELFGLPQKFS, via the coding sequence ATGGCGGGGTCATTCCACGACGCCGAGGACCTCGTCCAGGAGACGATGCTGCGTGCCTGGCGAGCCCGCGACCGCTACGACCCGGGCCGCGCCTCTGTCCGGACCTGGCTCTACCGCATCGCCGCCAACGTCTCCCTGACGGCTCTCGAAGGGCGGGCGCGACGGCCGCTGCCGTCCGGGCTGGGCGCGGCCAGCGACGATCCGGGCGCACCGCTCCAGCCTTCGGCGGACATTCCGTGGCTGCAGCCGTTCCCGGACAGCCGCGTCGAAGTGCGGACCGACCTCCGGCTCGCGCTCGTCGCCGCGTTGCAGGTCTTGCCGGCGCGGCAGCGGGCCGTGCTCGTCCTGCGCGAAGTGCTCGAGTTCAGCGCGGCCGAGGTCGCTGAGCAGCTCGACACCAGCGTCGCGGCGGTGAACAGCGCGTTGCAGCGGGCGCGCACCGCGGTGGGGCGGATCGACGGTGCGGACACCGTCGCCGAGCCGGACGATGCGGCGACGCACGCGGCGATAAGCCGGTATGTCGAAGCCTTCGAGGCGGCGGACGTTCCGGCGCTCGTCACGCTCCTCACCGACGACGCGATTCTCGAGATGCCGCCGGTTCCGCTCTGGTACCAAGGCCGCGAGAACTACGGCCGCTTCCTGGACCGGGTGTTCGCGCTGCGCGGACCGGGCTGGCGGATGACTCCGCTGACCGCCAACGGCCAGCCCGCGCTCGCCGCTTACGCGCCGGACGACGCGGGGGTGCGGAGGCTGCACACGGTGCAGGTCTTCACCGTGGTCGGCGGGCGGATCGCGCGCAACGTCGTGTTCGCCGACCCGGTCGTGTTCGAGCTGTTCGGGCTGCCGCAGAAATTTTCCTGA